In Drosophila miranda strain MSH22 chromosome Y unlocalized genomic scaffold, D.miranda_PacBio2.1 Contig_Y3_pilon, whole genome shotgun sequence, a single window of DNA contains:
- the LOC117194360 gene encoding uncharacterized protein LOC117194360, with translation MAEAHDVIANSAYTCTEDGTEIYDINGFRITQAADGLVKVTRVDNKCLIRTSPGNGSATLTTPGIHCTASLGKTSHLFVRRNEKRMHFDGSCFIVRNAGHSAGFNENNLLIVF, from the exons ATGGCTGAAGCCCATGACGTGATTGCCAATTCAGCTTACACCTGTACCGAGGATGGCACTGAGATCTATGACATAAACGGATTTCGCATCACCCAGGCAGCCGATGGCCTGGTGAAGGTCACTCGTGTGGACAACAAGTGCTTGATTCGCACCAGTCCCGGCAATGGATCGGCCACTTTGACCACACCTGGCATCCATTGCACTGCCTCTCTGGGCAAGACCTCGCATCTGTTTGTTCG TCGCAATGAGAAGCGCATGCACTTCGATGGATCCTGTTTCATTGTACGTAACGCCGGACACTCCGCCGGCTTCAATGAGAACAACCTGCTCATTGTCTTCTGA
- the LOC117194814 gene encoding uncharacterized protein LOC117194814, with protein sequence MDRGSSSSLASSATVGTNTITSGISKECANYPVGSQSARPYVQLPGIHISNPPQYGPGNMQEIDAGKMAHNGKALTGRYNATPTYGFDNEQNYCLERGSCIFLPSPMPPSPYALARVSSTRNFELENHTPPACPGSGPIAMTNGTIQLRLRDGVRIDMTLDKAVRVLNQRSMVAVALSRNCSNSALIHPNGRILQSGAKVEIVTYDGMKGNKFV encoded by the exons atggatcgcggcagcagctccagtctcGCTAGCAGCGCCACCGTTGGCACCAACACCATCACCAGCGGCATTTCCAAGGAGTGCGCCAATTACCCCGTCGGCAGTCAGTCGGCCCGTCCATACGTCCAACTGCCGGGCATACACATTTCCAACCCTCCCCAGTACGGGCCAGGGAATATGCAGGAAATAGACGCTGGCAAAATGGCGCACAACGGCAAGGCACTCACAGGGCGCTacaatgccacgcccacctatgGCTTCGACAACGAGCAGAACTACTGCTTGGAAAGGGGCTCCTGCATATTT TTGCCGTCTCCAATGCCCCCTTCACCATACGCCTTGGCACGCGTGAGCAGCACACGCAACTTCGAGCTCGAGAACCACACACCGCCGGCATGTCCCGGCTCTGGACCCATTGCCATGACGAACGGCACCATCCAGTTGCGCCTCCGCGATGGCGTGCG AATTGACATGACTCTGGACAAGGCGGTGCGCGTGCTCAATCAGCGCAGCATGGTGGCAGTTGCTCTATcacgcaactgcagcaactcGGCTTTGATCCACCCCAATGGACGCATCTTGCAGAGCGGCGCTAAAGTCGAAATAGTCACCTACGACGGCATGAAGGGCAATAAGTTTGTGTGA